One window from the genome of Streptococcus parasanguinis encodes:
- a CDS encoding DUF2974 domain-containing protein has product MSTIFDYLKEVTYDSIYDRPFKELDVLALTELTYLPFGHIVPQGDTTGIPVRLSDAMELIDRTTDFIVSNQHLQLVDELATSKRFKNIKLLNYVDEYDPDVQKQFAAMTYRLSLDAYLVVFRGTDDTLIGWKEDFHMTYMDHVPAQKRAASYLQHVMKEFPKGRFLVAGHSKGGNLATYACTYLPDSLFERVDAIYSYDAPGLNKAIIETEGYQRTSPNIRRFVPQGSIVGMMLEVPEPTTIVKSHAFGGFAQHDAFTWEIKDYSFVTVSETSPDSQQTDLTLKQWVRETSAEERKKFFDTFFGIFLDAGITSINDLTDLKQLAKAKEILQNAQDLDPTEREMLERLAKQLIDTRFQAWKKWQTVPRILVQMATFFKRKKAVELSSPLLLEHKE; this is encoded by the coding sequence ATGTCGACGATTTTTGATTACCTAAAAGAAGTGACTTACGATTCCATATATGACCGCCCCTTCAAGGAACTGGATGTCCTCGCATTGACAGAGCTGACCTATCTGCCCTTTGGACACATTGTGCCTCAAGGAGATACAACAGGAATTCCAGTGCGCCTATCTGATGCGATGGAACTGATCGATCGGACTACCGATTTTATCGTGAGTAACCAGCACCTGCAATTAGTCGATGAGTTGGCTACTTCAAAGCGCTTTAAGAACATCAAACTCCTCAACTATGTCGATGAATACGATCCCGATGTGCAAAAACAGTTTGCGGCCATGACCTATCGGCTTAGTCTGGATGCGTATTTGGTCGTTTTCAGAGGGACGGATGACACCTTGATCGGCTGGAAGGAAGACTTCCACATGACCTATATGGACCATGTTCCAGCTCAAAAGCGCGCAGCCAGCTACCTGCAACATGTCATGAAAGAATTTCCTAAAGGGCGCTTCTTGGTGGCTGGTCACTCCAAAGGTGGCAACCTTGCGACCTATGCCTGCACTTACCTGCCGGATTCCTTATTTGAACGGGTCGACGCGATCTACAGCTACGATGCTCCTGGCCTCAACAAGGCCATTATCGAAACCGAAGGCTACCAGCGCACGTCTCCAAACATTCGTCGCTTTGTCCCTCAGGGATCCATCGTTGGCATGATGTTGGAAGTGCCAGAACCGACGACCATTGTCAAAAGTCACGCCTTTGGTGGTTTTGCCCAGCACGATGCCTTTACTTGGGAAATCAAGGACTACAGCTTTGTGACCGTTTCTGAAACCAGCCCCGATAGCCAGCAGACAGATCTCACCTTGAAGCAATGGGTTCGCGAAACATCGGCAGAGGAGCGCAAGAAGTTTTTTGACACCTTTTTTGGCATTTTTCTGGATGCCGGTATCACTTCCATCAATGACCTTACCGATCTCAAACAGCTAGCTAAGGCCAAGGAAATCCTCCAAAATGCCCAGGATTTGGATCCAACCGAGCGGGAGATGCTAGAACGCTTAGCCAAGCAGCTCATCGATACCCGCTTTCAAGCCTGGAAAAAATGGCAGACCGTTCCCCGCATCCTGGTTCAAATGGCCACATTTTTCAAGCGAAAAAAAGCAGTCGAGCTTTCCTCGCCACTGCTCCTCGAGCACAAGGAGTGA
- a CDS encoding metal ABC transporter solute-binding protein, Zn/Mn family: MNRRRMKVLGLLFLGFFLLTACGSQGNAGKPPSKKGLKIVTSFYPIYALVKEISGDQNDIWMVQSGAGIHDYEPSTKEVAQIYDADVFVYHSQTLESWAGRLDPNLQGSKLRVIEGSQGMTLDKVAGLEDVEAGQGKEAKHLYDPHTWLDPVKIAEEGKIIAQRLGEIDPKNKELYQANAQKLEKCCEELVARYQPLFDKAKQKTFVTQHTAFSYLAKRFGLKQLGIAGISPEQEPTARQLAEIQQFVKDYKVKTIFVEKHTSSKVADSIAKATGARVKVLDPLEADPQNDKDLLENLEENMATLAKELEE; this comes from the coding sequence ATGAATAGGAGAAGAATGAAGGTTCTGGGACTCTTGTTTCTCGGTTTCTTTCTGCTGACAGCTTGTGGAAGTCAAGGAAATGCGGGCAAGCCCCCTTCTAAAAAAGGTCTTAAAATTGTCACGAGTTTTTATCCTATCTATGCCCTGGTCAAGGAAATCTCTGGCGATCAAAATGACATCTGGATGGTTCAGTCAGGTGCAGGGATCCATGATTATGAACCCTCCACCAAGGAAGTGGCCCAGATCTATGATGCGGATGTATTTGTCTATCATTCTCAGACCCTGGAATCTTGGGCCGGCCGCTTAGATCCTAACCTACAAGGTTCCAAGTTGCGAGTGATCGAAGGCAGCCAAGGAATGACCCTTGATAAGGTGGCTGGATTAGAGGATGTCGAAGCTGGTCAGGGAAAAGAAGCAAAGCACTTGTATGATCCGCATACTTGGTTGGATCCTGTAAAAATCGCAGAGGAAGGAAAGATCATCGCCCAACGTTTGGGAGAGATCGATCCAAAGAACAAGGAACTCTATCAGGCCAATGCTCAAAAGCTTGAAAAGTGCTGTGAGGAACTGGTAGCCCGCTACCAGCCTCTCTTTGACAAGGCCAAGCAAAAGACTTTTGTGACCCAACATACAGCCTTTTCTTATCTGGCCAAACGCTTTGGTCTCAAGCAGTTAGGGATTGCAGGGATTTCCCCAGAGCAAGAACCGACCGCTCGGCAATTGGCCGAGATCCAGCAGTTTGTCAAAGACTACAAGGTGAAAACGATCTTTGTGGAAAAGCACACGTCGTCAAAAGTGGCAGATAGTATCGCTAAGGCAACAGGGGCACGTGTCAAGGTCTTGGATCCACTGGAAGCCGATCCACAAAACGATAAGGATCTATTAGAAAATTTAGAAGAAAATATGGCGACTTTAGCCAAGGAATTAGAGGAGTAA
- a CDS encoding DUF6287 domain-containing protein, translated as MNLKWKKKYLVPILGLVGAAVLIGGVYLYSSSNIQPDHQKEFKQTSKKVTKPKEKAIDLSGDYVSNERDEAKIEKKGKAWKIDYQTADGKVSAEFSTDWKVEGSNKVSTGKMKKSDGNTDFTVTVRVFKYKTDKKPLITVTMSDKNPYHEMVFANREDFFKSTDPNDVVLDGNLSPFEGAYSNDTYEKEIADSGFKLYGYTPEEYYQNKTNAFPSIVNGETGWTFWSGGTRASYLFNKEKEPKKRKGYYEVYFTGANGTAIQGQEQTLYLIPAGVTGPDGVASQERRILFGDVAYRDYHLEWWKAYPQPKKEKDLDIAAINGGDFSSLAGTWRNGKGAEIVIQADGKVKGQGSLKAVADSDKKSKIPYVEMKMGETGAAIGLLKIGFQNPDGDQSDTSKPRLVVTQSAGNYPADQYFYRQ; from the coding sequence ATGAATCTTAAGTGGAAGAAAAAATACCTGGTACCGATTCTGGGGCTGGTCGGAGCAGCTGTTCTGATCGGTGGAGTCTATCTCTACTCTAGTTCCAACATCCAACCAGACCATCAAAAGGAATTTAAGCAGACCAGCAAGAAGGTCACCAAGCCAAAGGAAAAAGCCATTGACTTGAGTGGTGACTATGTCTCTAATGAACGGGATGAAGCCAAAATCGAGAAAAAGGGCAAGGCCTGGAAGATCGATTACCAAACGGCTGACGGCAAGGTATCCGCTGAATTTAGTACGGATTGGAAGGTCGAAGGGTCTAACAAAGTTTCGACAGGCAAGATGAAAAAGTCCGATGGCAATACAGACTTTACAGTCACTGTTCGTGTCTTCAAATACAAGACAGATAAGAAGCCTTTGATCACGGTCACCATGTCTGATAAAAATCCCTACCACGAGATGGTCTTTGCCAATCGAGAGGATTTTTTCAAATCGACAGATCCAAATGATGTCGTCCTTGATGGCAATCTCTCACCGTTTGAAGGTGCTTATTCCAATGATACCTATGAAAAGGAAATCGCCGATTCCGGTTTTAAACTTTATGGCTATACTCCAGAAGAATATTACCAAAACAAGACCAATGCCTTTCCAAGTATTGTAAATGGGGAGACTGGCTGGACTTTCTGGAGTGGAGGCACTCGGGCAAGTTACTTGTTCAATAAAGAAAAAGAGCCCAAGAAGCGAAAAGGCTATTATGAAGTTTATTTCACAGGGGCAAATGGGACTGCGATCCAAGGGCAAGAGCAAACCTTGTACTTAATCCCAGCGGGTGTGACAGGTCCTGATGGAGTAGCTTCCCAAGAACGTCGGATTCTCTTTGGTGACGTGGCCTACCGTGATTACCATCTAGAGTGGTGGAAAGCCTACCCGCAACCGAAAAAAGAGAAAGACTTGGATATTGCGGCCATTAACGGAGGCGACTTCTCAAGCTTAGCTGGAACTTGGCGCAATGGCAAGGGAGCTGAAATCGTCATCCAAGCAGACGGAAAAGTCAAGGGCCAAGGCAGCCTCAAGGCTGTTGCGGACTCGGATAAGAAGAGCAAGATCCCTTATGTTGAGATGAAGATGGGTGAGACCGGTGCTGCGATTGGACTGCTGAAAATCGGTTTCCAAAATCCAGATGGAGACCAGTCTGATACCAGCAAGCCACGTCTAGTGGTCACTCAATCTGCAGGCAACTATCCGGCTGATCAATATTTTTACCGTCAATAA
- a CDS encoding DUF2975 domain-containing protein, giving the protein MKNSKTLKNVIEVLTAFIYFCGFMTVAALVVHLLSRMGVFKDLIQTGRLSFDVNGIQLFPKHPQPLWQLLFPLASSAIYIYLLITIRSFLQNLYQEKIFSHSNIDLCNRAWKILLVLSFMSGTLETSGNAYLLPFTFQFTFNTGLLLAVPIVWVSGKILERGIEIAEENELTI; this is encoded by the coding sequence ATGAAAAACTCAAAAACCTTAAAAAATGTCATTGAAGTCTTGACGGCTTTCATTTACTTCTGTGGCTTTATGACTGTGGCTGCACTGGTCGTCCACCTGCTTTCACGGATGGGAGTGTTTAAAGATCTCATTCAAACTGGACGCTTGTCCTTTGATGTGAATGGCATCCAACTCTTCCCCAAACATCCGCAACCTCTCTGGCAGCTGCTCTTCCCACTAGCCTCAAGCGCTATCTATATTTACCTTCTCATCACCATTCGCAGCTTCCTCCAAAATCTCTACCAAGAAAAGATCTTTTCTCACTCTAACATTGATCTTTGCAACCGAGCTTGGAAGATTCTCTTGGTCTTGTCCTTTATGTCTGGCACACTTGAAACCAGTGGAAATGCTTATCTCCTTCCCTTCACTTTCCAATTTACCTTTAACACAGGGCTTCTCCTTGCCGTTCCAATCGTCTGGGTCTCTGGCAAGATTTTAGAGAGAGGTATTGAGATTGCCGAAGAAAATGAGCTAACCATTTAA
- a CDS encoding helix-turn-helix domain-containing protein has product MIIVNLDVMLAKRKMKSNELADKIGITTANLSILKTGKAKAIRFTTLEAICKELDCQPGDILEYRPDE; this is encoded by the coding sequence ATGATTATCGTCAATCTAGATGTCATGCTAGCCAAGCGAAAGATGAAATCCAACGAGCTAGCCGACAAAATCGGCATCACCACAGCCAACCTCTCCATCCTCAAAACCGGCAAGGCCAAAGCCATCCGCTTCACCACCCTTGAAGCCATCTGCAAAGAACTCGACTGCCAGCCAGGAGATATCCTAGAATACCGGCCGGATGAATAG
- the metG gene encoding methionine--tRNA ligase encodes MTKSFYITTPIYYPSGKLHIGSAYTTIACDVLARYKRMMNYDVFYLTGLDEHGQKIQQKAEEAGITPQAYVDGMAVGVKELWQLLDISYDKFIRTTDDYHEKVVAQVFERLLAQDDIYLGEYSGWYSVSDEEFFTESQLAEVYRDENGKVIGGVAPSGHEVEWVSEESYFLRLSKYQDRLVEFFKSQPDFITPDGRLNEMLKNFIEPGLEDLAVSRTTFTWGVPVPSNPKHVVYVWIDALLNYVTALGYGQEDHENFDKFWNGTVFHMVGKDILRFHSIYWPILLMMLDIKLPERLIAHGWFVMKDGKMSKSKGNVIYPEMLVERFGLDPLRYYLMRSLPVGSDGTFTPEDYVARINYELANDLGNLLNRTVAMINKYYGGQVPAYVENVTAFDADLAKVVEENIAEYHKQMNAVDYPRALEAVWNIISRTNKYIDETAPWVLAKEDGDKDQLAAVMAHLAASLRVVAHLIQPFMMNTSNAIMEQLGLGLDFDLENLTLAGFPENVTVVAKGTPIFPRLDMEEEIAYIQSQMTAGKPQEKEWIPEEVELKSEKDEIKFEDFDKVEIRVAEVKEVERVEGSDKLLRFRLDAGDGEDRQILSGIAQFYPNEQELVGKKLQIVANLKPRKMMKKYVSQGMILSAEHGDQLTVLTVDPSVPNGSIIG; translated from the coding sequence ATGACAAAATCATTCTACATCACAACTCCTATCTATTACCCATCAGGTAAATTGCATATTGGTTCAGCTTATACAACGATCGCCTGTGACGTCTTGGCGCGTTACAAACGCATGATGAACTACGATGTTTTCTACCTGACTGGTCTCGATGAGCATGGTCAAAAGATCCAGCAAAAAGCAGAAGAAGCTGGGATTACGCCGCAAGCTTATGTAGATGGGATGGCCGTTGGAGTGAAAGAACTCTGGCAATTACTCGATATCTCATACGATAAATTCATCCGTACGACAGACGATTACCATGAAAAAGTAGTAGCCCAAGTCTTTGAACGCTTGCTGGCGCAAGATGACATCTACCTGGGTGAATACTCTGGCTGGTACTCAGTCTCTGATGAAGAGTTCTTTACAGAAAGCCAATTGGCTGAGGTTTACCGTGATGAGAATGGCAAGGTCATCGGTGGGGTAGCCCCATCAGGCCACGAAGTAGAATGGGTTTCCGAAGAATCTTACTTCCTTCGCCTCAGCAAATACCAAGACCGCTTGGTTGAATTTTTCAAATCCCAACCGGATTTCATCACGCCAGATGGCCGTCTCAATGAAATGTTGAAAAACTTCATCGAGCCAGGCTTGGAAGATTTGGCAGTATCTCGAACTACCTTTACCTGGGGAGTTCCAGTTCCATCTAATCCCAAACACGTGGTCTATGTATGGATCGACGCCCTTCTCAACTATGTGACGGCTCTTGGTTACGGTCAAGAAGATCATGAAAACTTTGATAAATTCTGGAACGGAACTGTCTTCCACATGGTTGGAAAAGACATCCTTCGTTTCCACTCGATCTACTGGCCAATCCTTCTTATGATGTTGGATATCAAATTGCCAGAACGCTTGATTGCCCATGGTTGGTTTGTCATGAAAGACGGCAAGATGTCTAAGTCTAAAGGAAATGTCATCTACCCAGAAATGTTGGTGGAACGCTTCGGCTTGGATCCACTTCGTTACTACCTCATGCGCAGTTTGCCAGTTGGTTCTGATGGGACTTTCACACCAGAAGACTACGTGGCCCGCATCAACTATGAATTGGCCAATGACCTTGGAAACCTCCTTAACCGGACGGTAGCCATGATCAATAAATACTATGGTGGTCAAGTTCCTGCCTATGTCGAAAACGTCACAGCGTTTGATGCTGATTTGGCTAAAGTAGTTGAAGAAAACATCGCTGAATACCACAAGCAAATGAACGCGGTTGATTACCCACGTGCTTTGGAAGCCGTATGGAACATCATCTCTCGGACTAACAAGTACATCGATGAGACAGCGCCTTGGGTCCTCGCTAAAGAAGACGGTGACAAGGATCAATTGGCAGCAGTGATGGCTCACTTGGCAGCTAGCCTTCGTGTCGTGGCTCATTTGATCCAACCATTCATGATGAACACCTCAAATGCCATCATGGAACAACTTGGCTTGGGCTTGGACTTCGATCTTGAAAACTTGACCCTAGCAGGCTTCCCTGAAAATGTCACAGTGGTTGCCAAAGGAACTCCAATCTTCCCACGTCTCGACATGGAAGAAGAAATTGCCTACATCCAATCGCAAATGACTGCTGGAAAACCACAAGAAAAAGAATGGATTCCAGAAGAAGTGGAACTCAAGTCTGAAAAAGACGAGATCAAATTTGAAGACTTTGACAAGGTTGAAATCCGTGTAGCAGAAGTCAAAGAAGTGGAACGCGTCGAAGGATCAGACAAACTGCTTCGCTTCCGCCTAGATGCAGGAGATGGCGAAGACCGTCAAATCCTCTCAGGTATCGCTCAATTCTATCCAAATGAACAAGAATTGGTCGGCAAGAAACTCCAAATCGTGGCCAACCTCAAACCACGTAAGATGATGAAGAAATATGTCAGCCAAGGCATGATTCTTTCCGCGGAACACGGAGATCAATTAACAGTCTTAACAGTTGATCCATCTGTACCAAATGGAAGCATCATCGGCTAA
- a CDS encoding phosphoglycerate mutase, whose amino-acid sequence MVKLVFARHGESEWNKANLFTGWADVDLSEKGTQQAIDAGKLIKEAGIEFDQAYTSVLKRAIKTTNLALEASDQLWVPVEKSWRLNERHYGGLTGKNKAEAAEQFGDEQVHIWRRSYDVLPPAMDRDDEHSAHTDRRYASLDDSVIPDAENLKVTLERALPFWEDKIAPALKDGKNVFVGAHGNSIRALVKHIKHLSDDEIMDVEIPNFPPLVFEFDEKLNVVKEYYLGK is encoded by the coding sequence ATGGTAAAATTGGTTTTTGCTCGCCACGGTGAGTCTGAATGGAACAAAGCTAACCTTTTCACTGGTTGGGCTGATGTTGATTTGTCTGAAAAAGGTACACAACAAGCGATCGACGCTGGTAAATTGATCAAAGAAGCTGGTATCGAATTTGACCAAGCTTATACTTCAGTATTGAAACGTGCGATCAAAACTACTAACTTGGCTCTTGAAGCTTCTGACCAATTGTGGGTTCCAGTTGAAAAATCATGGCGCTTGAACGAACGTCACTACGGTGGTTTGACTGGTAAAAACAAAGCTGAAGCTGCTGAACAATTTGGTGATGAACAAGTTCACATCTGGCGTCGTTCTTACGATGTATTGCCTCCTGCAATGGACCGTGATGATGAACACTCAGCACACACTGACCGTCGTTACGCTTCACTTGACGATTCAGTGATTCCAGATGCTGAAAACTTGAAAGTTACTTTGGAACGTGCTCTTCCATTCTGGGAAGATAAAATCGCTCCAGCTCTTAAAGACGGTAAAAACGTATTCGTAGGAGCACACGGTAACTCAATCCGTGCCCTTGTTAAACACATCAAACACTTGTCAGACGACGAAATCATGGATGTGGAAATCCCTAACTTCCCACCATTGGTATTCGAATTTGACGAAAAATTGAACGTTGTAAAAGAATACTATCTTGGAAAATAA
- a CDS encoding Fur family transcriptional regulator, whose translation MNALHRHEEERVEEVLQNLRAKGIRITDTRRAVLSYLVASHEHPSAEKIYRDLLPQFPSMSLATVYNNIKVLIDEGVVSEIKVRNDTTTYFDFMGHDHLNVVCEKCGRIADVDIEVPDLREEAASQSGYQITKTQMTVYSICPDCQKN comes from the coding sequence GTGAACGCATTGCATCGTCATGAAGAAGAGCGCGTGGAAGAAGTCTTGCAAAATTTGCGTGCCAAGGGCATTCGGATTACCGATACCCGCAGAGCAGTTCTTTCCTATTTAGTGGCGAGTCATGAACATCCAAGCGCTGAGAAGATCTATCGCGATTTATTGCCTCAGTTTCCAAGCATGAGTCTAGCAACTGTCTACAACAATATCAAGGTTTTAATTGATGAGGGGGTTGTTTCTGAGATCAAGGTTCGCAATGATACCACGACCTATTTTGATTTCATGGGGCATGACCATTTGAATGTGGTATGTGAAAAATGTGGTCGTATCGCAGATGTGGACATTGAAGTCCCAGATCTTCGCGAAGAAGCAGCCAGTCAAAGTGGCTACCAGATCACCAAGACCCAGATGACGGTCTATAGCATTTGCCCCGACTGTCAGAAAAATTAA
- a CDS encoding HU family DNA-binding protein codes for MANKQDLIAKVAEATELTKKDSAAAVDAVFAAVSEYLSKGEKVQLIGFGNFEVRERAARKGRNPQTGKEIKIAASKVPAFKAGKALKEAVK; via the coding sequence ATGGCTAACAAACAAGATTTGATCGCAAAAGTGGCAGAAGCTACAGAATTGACTAAGAAAGATTCAGCAGCAGCTGTTGATGCTGTATTCGCAGCAGTTTCAGAATACCTTTCAAAAGGTGAAAAAGTTCAATTGATCGGTTTCGGTAACTTCGAAGTTCGTGAACGTGCAGCTCGTAAAGGTCGCAACCCACAAACTGGTAAAGAAATCAAAATCGCAGCTTCTAAAGTTCCAGCATTCAAAGCTGGTAAAGCTCTTAAAGAAGCAGTTAAATAA
- a CDS encoding DegV family protein, translating to MANIKIVTDSSITIEPEVVEEYGITIVPLSVMVDGVLYSDSELGEGDFLRLMQSSKNLPKTSQPPVGVFAEVYEKLAADGAHIVSIHMSHALSGTVEAARQGATLSGADVTVIDSGFTDQAMKFQVVEAAKLAKDGADLDTVLARIEEVKEKTELYIGVSTLENLVKGGRIGRVTGLLSSLLNIRVVMQMKDHQLEPIVKGRGNKTFKKWLNELVENLSHSKVAEIGISYAGAPEWANEMKAQLQSFVENAIPVLETGSIIQTHTGENAFAVLVRYE from the coding sequence ATGGCAAATATTAAAATAGTTACAGACTCATCTATTACAATTGAGCCTGAAGTGGTTGAAGAATATGGCATCACCATTGTGCCACTTTCTGTTATGGTGGATGGAGTCCTTTATTCCGACAGTGAGTTGGGCGAAGGGGACTTCTTGCGCTTAATGCAGTCTAGCAAAAATCTTCCAAAGACCAGCCAACCACCCGTTGGAGTCTTTGCGGAGGTGTATGAAAAGTTAGCAGCAGACGGAGCTCATATCGTTTCAATTCATATGTCTCATGCCTTGTCAGGAACCGTAGAGGCGGCTCGCCAAGGGGCAACCTTGTCAGGAGCAGATGTTACTGTGATTGATAGTGGCTTTACAGACCAAGCCATGAAGTTCCAGGTGGTTGAGGCAGCCAAGTTGGCCAAAGACGGAGCTGATTTAGACACTGTCTTGGCTCGCATCGAAGAAGTCAAAGAAAAGACAGAGTTGTATATCGGTGTTTCTACCTTGGAAAATCTGGTTAAAGGTGGGCGCATTGGCCGTGTTACAGGACTTTTGAGCTCCCTTCTCAATATCCGTGTCGTGATGCAAATGAAGGACCATCAGTTAGAACCAATCGTCAAAGGGCGCGGTAACAAGACCTTTAAGAAATGGTTGAATGAATTGGTAGAGAATCTTTCCCATAGTAAGGTGGCTGAGATCGGGATTTCTTACGCAGGGGCACCAGAGTGGGCCAATGAAATGAAGGCTCAGTTGCAATCGTTCGTTGAAAATGCTATCCCAGTTCTCGAAACTGGATCGATTATTCAAACCCATACAGGTGAGAATGCATTTGCAGTTTTGGTGCGCTACGAATAA
- a CDS encoding metallophosphoesterase, translating to MSRYFVVGDIHGKAQMLEELMTEWDGKAQLVFLGDLIDRGENSKRSIEIVKDYVDHHGAVCLSGNHEYMFLAWLDNPEERYDHYRRNGGDTTINSLLGRPLDAPVDGIADAQAVENAVPDLVAFIRSLPFDYETETYYFVHAGVDLTLENWRETSDYQKVWIRKPFHEAENHTGKWIVFGHTPVYGLLNEPVGTENLWISDQKMGVDGGAVFGGVLHGLLLDDQGIVQDHVLHNTGFSAADD from the coding sequence ATGTCAAGATACTTTGTAGTCGGAGATATTCACGGAAAAGCACAAATGCTAGAAGAGCTCATGACAGAGTGGGATGGAAAAGCCCAATTGGTCTTTTTAGGGGATTTGATAGATCGAGGCGAAAACAGCAAACGATCGATTGAAATCGTAAAAGACTACGTAGACCATCACGGAGCTGTTTGCCTTTCCGGAAATCACGAGTACATGTTTTTAGCCTGGTTGGACAATCCAGAAGAGCGTTATGACCACTACCGAAGAAATGGTGGCGATACGACCATCAACTCTCTGTTAGGCCGGCCACTCGATGCTCCTGTAGATGGCATTGCGGATGCGCAAGCAGTAGAAAATGCCGTTCCTGACTTGGTAGCCTTTATCCGCAGTTTGCCTTTTGACTACGAGACAGAGACCTATTATTTTGTCCACGCTGGTGTGGATCTAACCCTTGAAAATTGGCGGGAAACCAGTGATTACCAAAAAGTCTGGATCCGAAAACCATTCCATGAAGCGGAGAATCATACAGGCAAATGGATCGTCTTTGGCCATACACCAGTATATGGACTGCTCAATGAGCCAGTCGGTACCGAAAATCTTTGGATTTCAGATCAAAAAATGGGCGTCGATGGGGGCGCTGTCTTTGGAGGAGTCCTCCATGGATTGCTCTTGGATGATCAAGGTATTGTCCAAGACCATGTCCTTCACAATACAGGTTTTTCTGCCGCAGACGACTGA